One segment of Haloplanus natans DSM 17983 DNA contains the following:
- a CDS encoding rubrerythrin-like domain-containing protein: MPTAPDPAPCNQDEQLYECPECGKRLCSAETITACPGCDGPVQNLSRPRPE, from the coding sequence ATGCCGACCGCCCCCGATCCCGCCCCGTGTAATCAGGACGAACAGCTCTACGAGTGTCCGGAGTGTGGGAAACGGCTCTGTAGCGCGGAGACGATCACTGCCTGTCCCGGCTGTGACGGTCCCGTGCAGAATCTGAGTCGGCCGCGGCCGGAGTAG
- a CDS encoding enolase C-terminal domain-like protein — MRITEVEIHEFDYEVARTGTVGGNWVYDPDSTLEPPGFVLTIRTADGTEGHYRGFAFTPPMIAQVTMVAEEHLLGRDPLERRGIWQDCWRALRHTDHFGLGAIDVALWDLAGRHYGESVSGLLGGYRDTLPTYASTMFVDDSGGLDGPDAFADYAETCLDRGYDGFKFHGHPDVRPDVDIAICEALAERVGDEMALMIDSSSLYRTYADALRVGRALDDLEFFWYEDPMHDGGVSERTTKQLATTLDTPMLGLEHVRTGPYGTVDSLAGESTDLVRASAHMDGGITGALKTADAAEAFGTDVELLLGGPAHMHLMSALRNSSFFEHGLLNPESTWILNQGFEGEPESIDDDGRMAVPDGAGLGVEIDWAFVERRRTGHTLID; from the coding sequence ATGCGTATCACCGAGGTCGAGATTCACGAGTTCGACTACGAGGTAGCGCGGACGGGCACCGTCGGCGGCAACTGGGTGTACGATCCCGACTCGACGCTCGAACCGCCCGGGTTCGTGCTCACGATTCGGACCGCCGACGGGACCGAAGGCCACTACCGCGGCTTCGCGTTCACGCCGCCCATGATCGCACAGGTGACGATGGTCGCCGAGGAGCACCTGCTGGGTCGCGACCCACTGGAGCGACGTGGCATCTGGCAGGACTGCTGGCGGGCACTCAGACACACCGACCACTTCGGCCTCGGCGCCATCGACGTGGCGCTCTGGGACCTCGCCGGGCGCCACTACGGTGAGAGCGTCTCCGGCCTCCTCGGCGGCTATCGCGATACCCTCCCGACCTACGCGTCGACGATGTTCGTGGACGATTCGGGGGGCCTCGACGGTCCCGACGCGTTCGCCGACTACGCCGAAACGTGTCTGGACCGCGGCTACGACGGCTTCAAGTTCCACGGACATCCCGACGTGCGCCCCGACGTCGACATCGCCATCTGCGAGGCGCTCGCCGAGCGCGTCGGCGACGAGATGGCGCTCATGATTGACAGTTCCAGCCTCTATCGCACCTACGCCGACGCCCTCCGGGTCGGCCGCGCGCTCGACGACCTCGAGTTCTTCTGGTACGAGGACCCCATGCACGACGGGGGCGTGAGCGAGCGAACGACGAAGCAACTCGCCACCACGCTCGACACGCCGATGCTCGGACTGGAACACGTCCGCACCGGCCCGTACGGCACCGTCGATAGCCTCGCGGGCGAGTCGACCGACCTCGTCCGGGCCAGCGCCCACATGGACGGCGGGATCACCGGCGCACTCAAGACCGCCGACGCCGCCGAGGCGTTCGGCACCGACGTGGAACTCCTGCTCGGCGGCCCGGCACATATGCATCTGATGAGCGCGCTCCGCAACTCCAGTTTCTTCGAACACGGCCTGCTCAACCCCGAGAGTACGTGGATCCTGAATCAGGGGTTCGAAGGCGAACCGGAGTCCATCGACGACGACGGCCGGATGGCCGTCCCTGACGGGGCGGGCTTGGGCGTCGAGATCGACTGGGCGTTCGTCGAGCGTCGCCGCACCGGCCACACGCTGATCGACTAA
- a CDS encoding bacterio-opsin activator domain-containing protein yields the protein MTVRDPIETSTTEIELKVRDRNCFFVRLSAETDCLIRLEELIHRADGNLLQYFSIRETSPKDIIELAASESAIAEARLVRNGSDANLFQFVVSGPCVTATLADTGAITRDVSAAGGVGRVVATVPSHVAVRTVVETFRTRHPDSEFLARRERDQSPPVRTKSGVHTILTDRLTEKQYEVLRTAYLSGYFTWPRDSTAEECADALGIAQPTFSQHLRTGQCKVFTALFDSAVDSG from the coding sequence ATGACCGTTCGGGACCCCATCGAGACTTCAACAACGGAGATCGAATTGAAGGTGCGGGACAGAAACTGCTTTTTCGTTCGTCTCTCGGCCGAAACGGACTGTCTCATTCGCCTCGAAGAGTTGATCCACCGAGCTGACGGGAACCTGCTTCAGTACTTCAGTATCCGTGAAACGTCTCCGAAGGACATCATCGAACTGGCCGCGAGCGAATCTGCAATCGCAGAGGCGCGTCTCGTCAGGAACGGGTCCGACGCAAATCTCTTCCAGTTCGTCGTCTCAGGACCGTGTGTCACTGCGACGCTCGCCGATACCGGTGCGATTACTCGTGACGTTTCGGCCGCGGGCGGCGTCGGCCGTGTCGTCGCAACTGTTCCATCTCACGTCGCCGTCCGGACCGTCGTCGAAACGTTTCGGACACGCCATCCGGACTCGGAATTTCTCGCCAGGAGAGAACGCGATCAGTCTCCACCCGTTCGAACGAAATCGGGCGTCCACACCATCCTCACCGACCGACTTACCGAGAAACAGTACGAGGTGCTTCGGACGGCGTATCTTAGCGGCTACTTCACGTGGCCGCGTGACAGTACGGCCGAAGAGTGTGCCGACGCGTTGGGGATCGCTCAGCCGACGTTTAGCCAGCACCTTCGGACGGGCCAGTGCAAGGTGTTTACCGCTCTCTTCGACTCCGCGGTCGACAGCGGGTGA
- a CDS encoding globin-coupled sensor protein produces the protein MQDFEAAFGRGGLNDHVSVSDLMEECGLDAAEIEWRKEFVGFDETDARRLADLEDVFRAHADDVADDFYDNLTSYEQTVDVIGRSEKDIEQLKRTQSAYLISLADGDYGLNYFGNRARIGKLHDLLEMPMKQYIGQYGVYYDLLVPLLFDRMEDRLVDRVLDETDATDAAAVEAAVGGARDVTQEELLAILRIINLDMQVVADTYIHSYSQKLEDVIDDRERLMSDVEADLAEPMGELRDSAEQVAERTTSIDDRTDEQVDAMADVAGEVSNMSATVEEIASTADEVAATSERAAALATEGQDAAAESIEVMERVSEASRDVAGDVDDLERRIDEIDEIVEVINDIADQTNLLALNASIEAARAGEAGDGFAVVADEVKGLAGESQRHASDIEEMVGAIKDETAKTVESLEATTEEIDRGMARIESAMAKLEEIVDAVQDASRGIREVSEATDDQAASTEEVASMIDGLVDQAERVSDEVERVASINETQTAKIRDIDETVQRLGTD, from the coding sequence ATGCAAGATTTCGAGGCGGCGTTCGGTCGCGGCGGCTTGAACGACCACGTATCGGTCAGCGACCTCATGGAAGAGTGCGGTCTGGACGCGGCGGAAATCGAGTGGCGAAAGGAGTTCGTCGGGTTCGACGAGACGGACGCCCGCCGCCTCGCGGACCTCGAGGACGTGTTCCGAGCCCACGCCGACGATGTCGCCGACGACTTCTACGACAACCTCACGAGCTACGAGCAGACGGTCGACGTCATCGGGCGCTCCGAGAAGGATATCGAGCAGTTGAAACGGACGCAGTCGGCTTATTTGATCTCGCTGGCCGACGGCGACTACGGACTCAACTACTTCGGGAACCGCGCTCGGATCGGGAAACTCCACGACTTGCTGGAGATGCCGATGAAACAGTACATCGGCCAGTACGGCGTCTACTACGACCTCCTCGTCCCCCTCCTGTTCGACCGGATGGAGGATCGGCTGGTCGACCGGGTGCTCGACGAGACGGACGCGACGGACGCGGCGGCGGTCGAGGCGGCCGTCGGCGGCGCGCGCGACGTGACTCAGGAAGAACTGCTCGCGATCCTTCGGATCATCAACCTCGATATGCAGGTGGTCGCGGACACCTACATCCACTCCTACAGCCAGAAACTGGAGGATGTCATCGACGATCGGGAGCGCCTGATGAGCGATGTCGAGGCGGATCTGGCCGAGCCGATGGGCGAGTTGCGCGACTCGGCCGAGCAGGTGGCCGAACGCACCACGTCCATCGACGACCGCACCGACGAGCAGGTGGACGCGATGGCCGACGTGGCGGGTGAGGTGTCGAACATGAGCGCCACGGTCGAGGAGATCGCGTCGACGGCGGACGAGGTGGCGGCGACGAGCGAGCGCGCGGCGGCCCTAGCGACGGAGGGACAGGACGCGGCGGCCGAGTCGATCGAGGTGATGGAGCGGGTGAGCGAGGCCTCGCGCGACGTGGCGGGCGACGTGGACGACCTGGAGCGTCGGATCGACGAGATCGACGAGATCGTCGAGGTGATCAACGACATCGCGGACCAGACCAACTTGCTGGCGCTGAACGCCTCCATCGAGGCGGCGCGGGCGGGCGAGGCCGGCGACGGATTCGCCGTCGTCGCCGACGAAGTAAAGGGGCTAGCCGGCGAGTCACAGCGTCACGCGAGCGACATCGAGGAGATGGTCGGAGCGATCAAAGACGAGACGGCAAAGACGGTCGAGAGTCTGGAAGCGACGACCGAGGAGATCGACCGCGGGATGGCACGGATCGAGTCGGCGATGGCGAAACTGGAGGAGATCGTCGACGCGGTGCAGGACGCCTCCCGCGGCATTCGGGAGGTCTCGGAGGCGACGGACGACCAGGCGGCGTCGACCGAGGAGGTCGCGAGCATGATCGACGGCCTCGTCGACCAGGCCGAACGCGTCTCGGACGAGGTCGAGCGGGTCGCGTCGATCAACGAGACACAGACGGCCAAGATCCGCGACATCGACGAGACGGTACAACGGCTCGGAACCGACTAG
- a CDS encoding ZIP family metal transporter: protein MVVDGFTGLFGSDPVVHGLVGGVVIATLNLLGASLVFVWRDPSERALDGALGFAAGVMLAAAFTSLIIPGIETYSNGNPIPVLFGVALGALFLDRSDILIPHAHYLVTGRRRSDAAASSESLPIDDERLAGVLLFVLAITLHNMPEGLAVGVGFGSGDLGTAIPLMLAIGIQNVPEGFAVSVAAINAGLDRRTYAVFAGVRSGVVEIPLAVLGAYAVGVVSTLLPYAMGFAAGAMLFVISDEIVPETHTGGHERVATLGTMLGVIVMLYLDISLG from the coding sequence GTGGTAGTCGACGGCTTCACGGGGTTGTTCGGCAGCGATCCCGTGGTCCACGGCCTCGTCGGCGGCGTCGTCATCGCGACGCTCAACCTGTTGGGGGCATCCCTCGTCTTCGTCTGGCGGGACCCCTCGGAACGCGCGCTCGACGGGGCGCTCGGCTTCGCCGCCGGCGTCATGCTCGCCGCCGCCTTCACTAGTCTTATTATCCCCGGTATCGAGACGTACTCGAACGGCAATCCGATCCCCGTCCTGTTTGGCGTGGCGCTCGGCGCCCTCTTTCTGGATCGCTCCGACATCCTGATCCCCCACGCACACTACCTCGTCACCGGGCGACGGCGGTCCGACGCCGCGGCGTCGAGCGAGAGCCTGCCAATCGACGACGAGCGACTCGCGGGCGTTCTCCTCTTCGTCCTCGCGATTACCTTGCACAACATGCCGGAGGGCCTCGCCGTCGGGGTGGGCTTCGGGAGCGGTGACCTCGGGACGGCCATCCCGCTGATGCTCGCTATCGGCATCCAGAACGTTCCGGAGGGGTTTGCCGTCTCCGTGGCGGCGATCAACGCCGGGCTGGATCGCCGTACCTACGCCGTGTTCGCCGGCGTCCGATCCGGCGTCGTCGAGATTCCGCTCGCGGTGCTCGGGGCGTACGCCGTCGGCGTCGTCTCGACGCTTCTCCCCTACGCCATGGGCTTCGCCGCGGGCGCGATGCTGTTCGTCATCAGCGACGAGATCGTCCCGGAGACACACACCGGGGGCCACGAACGCGTCGCGACGCTGGGGACGATGCTGGGCGTGATCGTGATGCTCTATCTGGATATCTCGCTTGGCTGA
- a CDS encoding alpha/beta fold hydrolase — MPSYAEWTAAQETTAVTVDGHELDVAYYDEGSGDPVVFLHGIPTNSYLWRDVIGPIAAERRVIVPDMIGYGNSSIFDGFDRSIRAQEEMVTELLSALDVENPSLVGHDLGGGVFLRYAAHHPDAVDELVLSNSIAYDSWPIQLITDLGLPETARETGVEELQAMLDDLFRDTLHGSEHSDAFLDGMTTPWNSEAGVTSLVRNATSTNTNHTTEVDPETIEARTLLLWGADDQFQSIEWAERLQADIETAELIGLDDANHWVMEDRPDTYRDELADFLR, encoded by the coding sequence ATGCCAAGCTACGCGGAGTGGACTGCAGCGCAAGAGACGACGGCCGTCACGGTCGATGGACACGAACTCGATGTCGCCTACTACGACGAGGGATCGGGCGATCCCGTCGTTTTTCTCCACGGGATTCCGACGAACTCCTACCTGTGGCGGGACGTGATCGGACCGATCGCAGCGGAACGCCGCGTCATCGTGCCGGACATGATCGGATACGGCAACTCGTCGATTTTCGACGGATTCGATAGATCGATCCGCGCACAGGAGGAGATGGTAACGGAACTGCTGTCGGCGCTTGATGTCGAAAACCCCTCGCTGGTCGGTCACGACCTCGGTGGCGGCGTGTTCCTCCGCTACGCGGCCCATCATCCGGATGCTGTCGACGAGCTCGTGCTATCGAATTCCATCGCGTACGACTCCTGGCCGATCCAGTTGATCACCGACTTGGGACTTCCCGAGACGGCCCGAGAAACCGGCGTCGAGGAGTTACAAGCGATGCTCGACGACCTCTTTCGAGACACGCTCCACGGGTCGGAGCACAGCGACGCGTTCCTCGACGGGATGACCACGCCGTGGAACTCCGAAGCGGGTGTAACCTCTCTCGTTCGAAACGCGACCTCGACGAACACGAATCACACGACTGAGGTCGATCCGGAAACGATCGAAGCCCGGACGCTCCTCCTGTGGGGGGCGGACGATCAGTTCCAGTCCATCGAGTGGGCCGAGCGCCTGCAAGCGGATATCGAGACGGCCGAACTGATCGGGCTGGACGACGCAAACCACTGGGTGATGGAAGATCGGCCGGACACCTATCGCGACGAACTGGCCGACTTCCTGCGCTAA
- a CDS encoding DUF7560 family zinc ribbon protein, translating to MGAGANLTFHCPDCGEAMTVNEPMRDALLDHGCVVCGTTLSSSAFSHDDR from the coding sequence ATGGGTGCCGGCGCCAACCTCACCTTTCACTGTCCGGACTGTGGCGAGGCCATGACAGTGAACGAGCCGATGCGGGACGCCTTACTCGATCACGGCTGTGTCGTCTGTGGAACGACGCTCTCGTCGAGTGCCTTCTCCCACGACGACCGTTAG
- a CDS encoding universal stress protein, which translates to MFDKLLFPTDGSDGAAAVFDHVLALANAHDATVHVVNVADTTRESVTTIRGRVVDALERAGAETVQRAATRASERGVPTVTEVLQGEPYRTIVDYADTYDIDLVVMPTHGRRGLERFLLGSTTERVVRRAETPVLTIRPDDDVSVRYPYRTVLVPTDGSDTAATALDVGIDVATAAAAAVHLLSVVDVTSLGVDVRADIQAAALEDGAHDVVDAAAERANAAGIDSTTAVEFGGSVPAVVRSYITDNDVDLVVVGTHGRTGFDRYVLGSVAEALVRTAPVPVLTVRGPTTS; encoded by the coding sequence ATGTTCGACAAGCTGCTCTTTCCGACCGACGGGAGCGACGGGGCGGCCGCCGTCTTCGACCACGTCCTCGCCCTGGCGAACGCCCACGACGCGACCGTCCACGTCGTCAACGTAGCGGATACGACACGCGAGAGCGTCACGACGATCCGGGGACGGGTCGTCGACGCCCTCGAACGGGCCGGCGCCGAGACGGTCCAGCGGGCGGCGACGCGGGCGAGCGAGCGGGGTGTTCCCACCGTCACCGAGGTGTTACAGGGTGAGCCGTACCGCACCATCGTCGACTACGCCGACACCTACGACATCGACCTCGTGGTCATGCCCACACACGGGCGGCGCGGCCTCGAACGCTTCCTCCTCGGGAGCACGACCGAACGCGTCGTCAGGCGCGCCGAGACTCCCGTACTGACGATCCGCCCGGATGACGACGTGTCCGTCCGGTATCCGTACCGGACGGTCCTGGTCCCGACCGACGGGAGTGACACGGCGGCTACCGCCCTCGACGTGGGCATCGATGTGGCGACGGCCGCCGCCGCCGCCGTCCACCTCCTCTCGGTCGTCGACGTGACGAGTCTCGGCGTCGACGTTCGCGCCGACATCCAGGCGGCCGCACTCGAAGACGGCGCCCACGACGTGGTCGACGCCGCCGCGGAGCGGGCGAACGCGGCCGGGATCGACTCCACGACCGCCGTCGAGTTCGGCGGTTCGGTCCCGGCCGTCGTCCGGTCGTACATTACGGACAACGATGTCGACCTCGTGGTCGTCGGCACCCACGGTCGGACAGGGTTCGACCGCTACGTCCTCGGCAGTGTCGCCGAGGCCCTCGTCCGAACGGCGCCGGTGCCGGTGCTGACGGTCCGGGGACCGACCACCTCCTAA